From the Budorcas taxicolor isolate Tak-1 chromosome 1, Takin1.1, whole genome shotgun sequence genome, one window contains:
- the THOC7 gene encoding THO complex subunit 7 homolog, translated as MGAVTDDEVIRKRLLIDGDGAGDDRRINLLVKSFIKWCNSGSQEEGYSQYQRMLSTLSQCEFSMGKTLLVYDMNLREMENYEKIYKEIECSIAGAHEKIAECKKQILQAKRIRKNRQEYDALAKVIQHHPDRHETLKELEALGKELEHLSHIKESVEDKLELRRKQFHVLLSTIHELQQTLENDEKLSEVEEAQEASMETDPKPQTK; from the exons ACGAAGTCATACGGAAGCGTCTCCTAATCGATGGAGATGGTGCTGGAGATGATCGGAGAATTAATCTGCTGGTGAAAAGTTTCATTAAATGGTGCAACTCAGGATCTCAGGAAGAGGG ATACAGCCAGTACCAACGTATGCTGAGCACGCTGTCCCAATGTGAATTTTCAATGGGCAAAACTTTGCTAGTATATGATATGAatctcagagaaatggaaaattatgaaaaaatttacAAAGAGATAG AATGTAGCATTGCTGGAGCCCATGAAAAAATTGCTGAGTGCAAAAAGCAAATTCTTCAAGCAAAACGAATACGAAAAAATCGGCAAG AATATGATGCACTGGCAAAAGTGATCCAGCATCATCCAGACAGGCATGAGACATTAAA agaactagaggCTCTGGGAAAAGAATTAGAACATCTTTCACATATTAAAGAAAGTGTTGAAGATAAG CTGGAATTGAGAAGGAAACAGTTTCATGTTCTTCTTAGTACCATCCATGAACTTCAGCAAACACTGGAAA ATGATGAAAAGCTGTCAGAGGTAGAAGAAGCTCAAGAAGCAAGCATGGAAACTGATCCTAAACCACAGACCAAGTAA